The following are encoded in a window of Ruminiclostridium herbifermentans genomic DNA:
- a CDS encoding 5'-methylthioadenosine/adenosylhomocysteine nucleosidase, with protein sequence MLIGISGAMQEEIQFLSESMKISETKTIGMREFYIGELFGKDVVLVFSRYGKVAAASTVTTLIEVFKVDLVVFTGVAGGAEKTLNIGDIVIADKLVQHDMDASALPGFRKFEIPLLGIEAFEVPEKIITLAKQSALHYISENMKADVSKSDLEEFNITTPNVVVGTVASGDIFVADSQKVQSLRNEIQNLMCIEMEGAAVAQVCYEHNVDFIVFRVISDKADEEATINFPKFKKNAASHFTSGIIKRFIKSVTLD encoded by the coding sequence ATGTTAATAGGTATAAGTGGTGCAATGCAAGAGGAAATACAATTCTTGTCAGAAAGTATGAAGATTTCAGAAACAAAAACAATTGGAATGAGAGAATTTTATATCGGTGAGTTATTTGGTAAGGATGTGGTTTTAGTATTTTCCCGATACGGAAAGGTTGCAGCCGCCTCAACTGTAACTACACTAATTGAGGTTTTTAAAGTTGATTTAGTTGTATTCACCGGAGTGGCTGGAGGGGCGGAAAAAACCTTGAATATAGGCGACATTGTCATTGCTGATAAGTTGGTGCAGCATGACATGGACGCTAGTGCTCTACCGGGTTTTAGGAAGTTTGAGATACCATTACTAGGTATAGAGGCCTTTGAAGTTCCTGAGAAAATAATAACACTCGCTAAACAATCTGCTCTTCATTACATATCTGAGAATATGAAAGCTGACGTTTCCAAATCTGATTTAGAAGAGTTCAATATTACAACTCCTAATGTTGTAGTTGGTACTGTTGCAAGCGGTGACATTTTCGTAGCAGATAGTCAAAAGGTACAAAGCCTAAGAAACGAAATTCAGAATTTAATGTGTATTGAAATGGAAGGCGCCGCTGTCGCACAAGTTTGCTATGAACACAATGTTGATTTTATTGTTTTTCGAGTAATATCTGACAAGGCAGATGAAGAAGCAACTATTAATTTCCCTAAATTTAAAAAAAATGCAGCAAGTCATTTTACTAGTGGTATCATAAAGAGGTTCATAAAGTCAGTTACTCTGGATTGA
- a CDS encoding cell wall hydrolase: protein MAYTVRELFARLIQCEAEGEGDDGMRAVASVVMNRVTVPYGEFFRLLHGDVRKAIYQINQFTCCKEVVANAYNPQNIYNMNPQQIHYDIADWALAGNTLGAVANSLWYYNPYSPKCATYFPPGGTGIIFTRINKHCFYVPTEKYAKT from the coding sequence ATGGCATATACAGTTAGAGAATTATTTGCAAGATTGATACAATGTGAAGCCGAAGGAGAAGGTGATGACGGCATGAGAGCAGTGGCGTCTGTTGTCATGAACAGAGTTACTGTTCCATATGGCGAATTTTTTAGATTGCTTCATGGTGATGTGCGAAAAGCAATATATCAAATTAATCAGTTTACATGCTGCAAAGAAGTAGTAGCAAATGCTTATAACCCACAAAATATTTATAATATGAATCCACAGCAAATACATTATGACATTGCTGATTGGGCTTTAGCTGGGAACACTCTTGGTGCAGTTGCTAATTCTCTTTGGTACTATAACCCATATAGTCCTAAATGTGCAACTTATTTCCCACCTGGAGGTACTGGTATTATTTTCACCAGAATAAATAAACACTGCTTCTATGTACCTACAGAAAAGTATGCAAAAACATAA
- a CDS encoding metallophosphoesterase, which produces MKALVISDSHGYISNARIAIGLNPDVEIIIHLGDYYKDAVRLSELYPNIRFEFVSGNCDGNKDISTEKVLEIENNIIFITHGHNYSVKLNYKRILERAKAENAKLVLFGHTHVATIEKIDNILLLNPGSITQSRSRFSESYAILDINKNKIFSDILYF; this is translated from the coding sequence ATGAAAGCACTTGTAATTAGTGATTCTCACGGATATATTTCAAATGCGAGAATAGCAATAGGATTAAATCCTGACGTTGAAATTATAATACATCTTGGAGACTATTATAAAGATGCAGTTCGATTAAGTGAATTGTATCCAAATATTAGATTTGAATTTGTAAGTGGAAATTGTGATGGAAATAAGGATATCAGTACCGAAAAAGTTCTTGAGATAGAAAATAATATAATTTTCATTACCCATGGACATAATTATTCTGTTAAATTGAATTACAAACGTATACTAGAACGCGCTAAAGCTGAAAATGCAAAGCTAGTCTTGTTTGGACATACCCATGTAGCAACTATTGAAAAAATTGATAATATACTTCTGTTAAATCCTGGAAGTATAACGCAATCAAGAAGCCGTTTTTCAGAGTCATATGCTATTTTGGATATCAATAAAAATAAAATTTTTTCTGATATTCTTTATTTTTAA